A single region of the Salvia splendens isolate huo1 chromosome 18, SspV2, whole genome shotgun sequence genome encodes:
- the LOC121777544 gene encoding uncharacterized protein LOC121777544: MGFGSLRSLIRPVSRILSPVSYFSPAARPFSTTSRPPQLHRLFAPLRRDYPWIPPRSAFHSLTDTRHPKRRPVDKPRRKRASLKPPGPYAWVKCVPGETILPNQPNQGSLKRRNEKKRIKQHRAFIKSERKIRRGQVQEARKKKLTLRVERKMAAVARDRAWAERLVELKRIEEEKKQQAAM; this comes from the exons ATGGGTTTCGGATCCCTAAGGTCCCTGATCCGACCCGTATCCAGAATCCTTTCACCCGTCTCCTATTTCTCTCCAGCAGCAAGACCATTCTCCACCACCTCTAGGCCGCCGCAGCTCCACCGCCTCTTCGCTCCCCTCCGCCGCGACTATCCCTGGATTCCTCCTCGCAGCGCCTTCCACAGTCTTACCGACACCAGGCACCCAAAGCGTAGGCCCGTCGACAAGCCGCGCCGCAAGAGAGCAAGCTTGAAACCCCCAG GTCCTTATGCGTGGGTAAAATGCGTTCCTGGGGAAACTATTCTTCCTAACCAGCCGAATCAGGGAAGTCTGAAGAGAAGGAATGAGAAGAAGAGGATTAAACAGCATCGTGCATTCATAAAG TCGGAAAGAAAGATACGCAGAGGTCAGGTGCAGGAGGCCAGGAAGAAGAAGCTCACCCTACGGGTGGAGCGTAAGATGGCTGCCGTTGCAAGAGACAGAGCCTGGGCAGAAAGATTAGTTGAGCTCAAACGCattgaagaagagaagaagcaGCAAGCAGCTATGTGA
- the LOC121777423 gene encoding CDK5RAP1-like protein has product MATSSFYSLSSALNQHHYINLPKQCSILTLRFFSLKSCRSPSTYDPQISSHRRAFARSSASALSHNISRSFSQSHSPVSGGARFSEIPSLHQFMAKATATVTDSGVSDPQLNSNTESGILPKGRIYHETYGCQMNVNDMEIVLSIMKQAGYSEVAEVPESAEVIFINTCAIRDNAEQKVWQRLNYFWFLKRQWKNNVATGRSQSLHPPKVVVLGCMAERLKDKILDSDKMVDVVCGPDAYRDLPRLLEEVDSGQKGINTLLSLEETYADINPVRISKNSISAFVSVMRGCNNMCSFCIVPFTRGRERSRPVESIVREVAELWKEGVKEVTLLGQNVNSYNDTSGVEEVESGVNWKYSEGFSSRCKVKSMGLRFADLLDTLATEFPDMRFRYTSPHPKDFPDVLLYVMRDRYNVCKSIHLPAQSGSSTVLESMRRGYTSEAYLDLVKKIRTIIPDIGISSDFICGFCGETEEDHEDTLRLVRAVGYDMAYMFTYSMREKTHAHRNYIDDVPDDVKQRRLTELIAAFRESTGQCFDTQVGSVQLVLVEGPNKRAPDTELIGKSDRGHRVSFAVIPVPDKVDNDVKRNPKVGDFVEVHILKSTRASLHGQALAITTLSSFHADTLEEPLVCHNAA; this is encoded by the exons ATGGCGACTTCCTCTTTTTACTCTCTCTCATCCGCCTTGAATCAACACCACTACATCAACCTCCCTAAACAATGCTCAATTCTCACCCTCAGGTTCTTTTCTCTGAAGTCATGTCGTTCTCCATCGACGTACGACCCTCAAATCTCATCCCATCGCCGTGCATTTGCACGGAGCTCCGCCTCCGCTCTATCTCACAACATTTCCAGAAGTTTCTCGCAGTCTCATTCTCCAGTTTCAGGCGGCGCTAGGTTTTCTGAGATTCCGAGTCTTCATCAATTCATGGCCAAAGCCACCGCGACGGTCACCGATTCTGGCGTTTCCGATCCCCAGCTCAA CTCAAACACTGAGTCTGGCATTCTGCCGAAAGGTCGTATATACCATGAAACTTATGGATGCCAGATGAATGTGAATGATATGGAGATTGTCCTATCTATCATGAAGCAAGCTGGATATAGTGAAGTTGCGGAAGTTCCGGAGAGTGCAGAGGTTATATTCATAAATACGTGTGCGATAAGAGACAATGCTGAACAGAAGGTGTGGCAGAGACTTAATTACTTTTGGTTTCTTAAGAGGCAATGGAAAAATAATGTTGCTACCGGAAGATCACAATCCCTGCATCCTCCAAAAGTTGTTGTCTTGGGATGTATGGCCGAAAGACTCAAGGATAAAATATTGGATTCAGATAAGATGGTTGATGTTGTATGTGGGCCTGATGCTTATCGAGACTTGCCACGGCTGTTAGAAGAAGTGGACTCGGGCCAGAAAGGGATCAACACACTTCTCTCACTTGAAGAAACTTATGCTGATATCAATCCAGTGCGTATCTCGAAGAATTCAATAAGTGCATTTGTCTCTGTAATGAGGGGCTGCAATAATATGTGCTCATTTTGCATTGTTCCTTTCACTAGAGGCCGAGAGAGATCACGTCCTGTGGAATCCATTGTCAGGGAGGTTGCAGAACTTTGGAAGGAAGGAGTCAAAGAAGTAACTCTTCTTGGGCAGAATGTGAATAGTTACAATGACACATCTGGTGTTGAAGAGGTTGAATCCGGTGTGAACTGGAAGTACAGCGAAGGTTTTTCTAGCAGGTGCAAAGTGAAGAGTATGGGTTTACGCTTTGCTGATCTTCTGGACACACTTGCAACTGAATTTCCAGATATGCGATTCAGATACACTTCCCCTCACCCAAAAGATTTTCCTGATGTACTATTGTATGTTATGCGAGACAGATACAATGTCTGCAAAAGCATCCATTTGCCTGCACAATCAGGCAGTAGTACAGTACTGGAAAGCATGCGCAGGGGATATACCTCGGAAGCATACTTGGATCTTGTTAAAAAGATACGCACTATAATTCCTGATATTGGGATAAGCAGTGACTTCATATGTG GATTTTGTGGGGAAACGGAGGAGGATCACGAGGATACTTTACGCCTCGTTAGGGCTGTTGGCTACGACATGGCTTACATGTTTACTTACAGTATGAGGGAGAAAACACACGCCCACAGAAACTACATTGACGATGTTCCTGATGATGTAAAGCAGAGAAGACTAACAGAGCTTATCGCAGCTTTCCGGGAGAGCACAGGTCAGTGTTTTGACACCCAAGTCGGGTCAGTCCAACTTGTGTTAGTTGAAGGGCCCAACAAGAGAGCTCCCGACACAGAGCTCATAGGGAAGAGTGATAGAGGCCACAGGGTATCATTTGCCGTTATTCCAGTTCCAGATAAAGTTGACAATGATGTTAAAAGGAACCCAAAAGTTGGCGACTTCGTGGAAGTTCACATACTGAAATCTACACGGGCATCACTTCATGGACAAGCACTTGCCATCACAACATTGAGTTCCTTTCATGCTGATACGCTTGAAGAACCTCTTGTCTGTCACAATGCAGCCTAG